One part of the Halopenitus persicus genome encodes these proteins:
- a CDS encoding ABC transporter permease, whose amino-acid sequence MPIEPAAQLLPAVVDLPFREGYVSSIIYVSLYVSLAAVALSTAFSVPVAILLGLADFPGKQFVKSVINTGMGFPSVVVGLVVLFAVSNQGPLGSLELIFTKEAMIMSQFVLATPPITAISLAAIAGVDEPVRDAAHALGGTRFDVALVVLKEARYGIATAILAGFGRAISEVGSVLIVGGNITSASGISKTRTLTTAIQLEARQGQYETAMVLGAVLVTLVLTVNAVVVRFGDRGVKP is encoded by the coding sequence GTGCCGATCGAACCAGCCGCACAGCTGTTGCCCGCCGTCGTCGACCTCCCGTTCAGGGAGGGCTACGTCTCGAGCATCATCTACGTCTCGCTGTACGTGAGTCTCGCCGCGGTGGCGCTGAGCACCGCGTTCAGCGTTCCCGTGGCCATCCTGTTGGGGCTCGCCGACTTTCCCGGCAAGCAGTTCGTGAAGTCGGTCATCAATACGGGGATGGGCTTTCCCAGCGTGGTCGTCGGCCTCGTCGTGCTGTTCGCCGTCTCCAACCAGGGGCCGCTCGGGTCGCTGGAGCTCATCTTCACCAAGGAGGCGATGATCATGTCGCAGTTCGTGCTCGCGACGCCGCCGATCACGGCGATCAGCCTCGCGGCCATCGCCGGCGTGGACGAGCCCGTTCGCGACGCCGCCCACGCCCTCGGCGGCACTCGGTTCGACGTGGCGCTGGTGGTCCTCAAGGAGGCACGGTACGGGATCGCGACCGCGATCCTGGCCGGATTCGGCCGCGCCATCAGCGAGGTCGGGTCGGTGCTCATCGTCGGCGGCAACATCACGAGCGCGTCCGGAATCTCGAAGACGCGAACGCTGACGACCGCCATCCAGCTCGAGGCCCGACAGGGCCAGTACGAGACCGCGATGGTGCTGGGCGCGGTCCTCGTCACGCTCGTGTTGACGGTCAACGCCGTCGTCGTTCGCTTCGGCGATCGGGGGGTGAAACCCTGA
- a CDS encoding amino acid ABC transporter ATP-binding protein, with protein MLRATDVAHAYGDDPVFRDLSIDVDTGEVLAVIGPSGVGKTTLLRLLALSFEPDDGTVTVDGTDAWAADPDDRLSLRRRIGMVFQEASLFDAPVERNVEYGLRIRRSWSDRLRHELHSIVSSNGTADAVRDSLDIVGLTDKMDQHAASLSGGEAQRVSFARAVAYEPDVLLLDEPTSDLDPRNTAVIEEAIAAARDRGIGVVVATHDMHQAERIADRVAVLLDERITEIGPTAEIFEDPTDDRTRKFISGELVY; from the coding sequence ATGCTCCGAGCGACCGACGTCGCACACGCCTACGGCGACGACCCGGTGTTCCGTGACCTCTCGATCGACGTCGACACCGGGGAGGTCCTCGCGGTCATCGGCCCCTCGGGCGTCGGCAAGACGACGCTGCTCCGGTTGCTCGCTCTGTCGTTCGAGCCGGACGACGGGACCGTCACCGTCGACGGGACGGACGCGTGGGCAGCCGATCCGGACGATCGCCTCTCGTTGCGGCGACGCATCGGGATGGTCTTTCAGGAGGCGAGCCTCTTCGACGCCCCGGTCGAGCGCAACGTCGAATACGGGCTGCGGATCCGGCGCTCGTGGTCCGACCGGCTGCGACACGAACTCCACTCGATAGTGAGCTCGAACGGAACCGCCGACGCCGTTCGCGACTCGCTCGACATCGTCGGGCTGACCGACAAGATGGACCAGCACGCGGCGTCGCTTTCCGGCGGCGAGGCCCAGCGCGTGTCGTTCGCCCGCGCCGTGGCCTACGAGCCGGACGTCCTGCTGCTCGACGAGCCGACGTCGGATCTGGACCCGCGAAACACCGCGGTCATCGAGGAGGCGATCGCCGCGGCGCGCGACCGCGGGATCGGCGTCGTCGTGGCGACGCACGACATGCACCAGGCCGAGCGGATCGCCGACCGGGTCGCGGTGCTGCTCGACGAACGGATCACCGAGATCGGCCCGACGGCCGAGATATTCGAGGATCCCACCGACGACCGCACCCGAAAGTTCATTTCGGGAGAACTGGTGTACTGA
- a CDS encoding NOP5/NOP56 family protein produces MSGQRPEHTGWFTDLDPDDLDGAATAITEGRSDQPRKWPEQAVQAGFATDEADYYDAVHEATVHATREAVRAREASDDQQLQHAIKAMDDCERTANELAERAAEWAGSLFADVDAGIEGAREVATREPETEAEGRAVSLADRAVDLADEAAAIRGFIERTAPSVAPNLAAMAGPVLATRLIALAGGLESLAKKPSGTVQVLGAEDALFAHLEGHAPSPKHGIIFTHEYVRETRLEDRGSAARAVAGKLTIAARIDHYSGDLREEVHEDLHDRIATIRARADADEEDDR; encoded by the coding sequence ATGAGCGGTCAACGTCCCGAACACACGGGATGGTTCACGGATCTCGATCCCGACGATCTCGACGGTGCCGCAACCGCGATCACCGAGGGACGATCCGACCAGCCCCGGAAATGGCCGGAGCAAGCCGTCCAGGCGGGCTTTGCAACCGACGAAGCCGACTACTACGACGCCGTCCACGAGGCAACGGTCCACGCCACGCGCGAGGCCGTCCGGGCCCGAGAGGCGTCCGACGACCAACAGCTACAGCACGCGATCAAGGCGATGGACGACTGCGAGCGGACCGCAAATGAACTGGCCGAGCGCGCCGCCGAGTGGGCCGGGAGCCTCTTCGCGGACGTCGACGCCGGGATCGAAGGGGCCCGCGAGGTCGCGACGCGCGAGCCGGAGACCGAGGCCGAGGGGCGCGCTGTCTCGCTCGCCGATCGGGCCGTCGATCTGGCCGACGAGGCGGCCGCGATCCGCGGGTTCATCGAGCGAACGGCGCCCAGCGTCGCGCCGAACCTCGCGGCGATGGCCGGGCCGGTGCTCGCGACCCGCCTGATCGCGCTCGCGGGCGGGCTCGAGTCGCTCGCGAAGAAGCCCTCGGGGACGGTGCAGGTGCTCGGCGCGGAGGACGCGCTGTTCGCCCACCTCGAGGGGCACGCCCCGTCGCCGAAACACGGGATCATCTTCACCCACGAGTACGTGCGCGAGACCCGGCTGGAGGACCGCGGGTCCGCGGCACGGGCGGTCGCCGGAAAGCTGACGATCGCCGCCCGGATAGACCACTACAGCGGCGATCTCCGCGAGGAGGTCCACGAGGACCTCCACGACCGCATCGCGACGATCCGCGCTCGGGCTGACGCCGACGAGGAGGACGACCGATGA
- a CDS encoding fibrillarin-like rRNA/tRNA 2'-O-methyltransferase yields the protein MSDDPSVSDDAPTNDDTSTSTDPVLPAGVERRTIAGTETLATRGEPVYGEPTDGDWRAWNASRSKLGAMFELGMETGLAGGDRVLYLGAAAGTTVSHVADFAGPTYAVEFAPRPTRDLLAVAEPRDRLFPLLKDARSPETYAHVVESDLDAIVQDVATRGQADVAVRNARFLADDGRLVAAIKARSEDVTADPEAVFDRAVDRLDDAYEVLERRRLEPYHDDHLAVVATPR from the coding sequence ATGAGCGACGATCCATCCGTAAGCGACGATGCCCCGACGAACGACGACACATCGACGAGCACCGACCCGGTCCTCCCGGCGGGCGTCGAGCGACGAACCATCGCCGGGACGGAGACGCTCGCGACGCGCGGCGAGCCGGTCTACGGCGAGCCGACCGACGGCGACTGGCGCGCCTGGAACGCCTCGCGGTCGAAGCTGGGCGCGATGTTCGAGCTCGGGATGGAGACGGGACTTGCGGGCGGCGACCGCGTCCTCTATCTCGGCGCGGCCGCGGGGACGACCGTCAGCCACGTCGCCGACTTCGCGGGCCCGACCTACGCGGTCGAGTTCGCCCCGCGGCCGACCCGTGACCTGCTGGCGGTCGCCGAACCGCGCGACCGGCTCTTCCCGCTGTTGAAGGACGCGCGGTCGCCCGAGACGTACGCCCACGTGGTCGAGTCCGACCTCGACGCGATCGTCCAGGACGTCGCGACCAGGGGACAGGCCGACGTGGCCGTCCGCAACGCGCGGTTCCTGGCGGACGACGGCCGGCTGGTGGCGGCGATCAAGGCGCGCAGCGAGGACGTCACCGCCGACCCCGAGGCCGTCTTCGACCGGGCGGTCGACCGGCTCGACGATGCCTACGAGGTGCTCGAACGCCGGCGGCTCGAGCCGTATCACGACGACCATCTCGCGGTCGTCGCGACGCCACGGTGA
- a CDS encoding glutamate--cysteine ligase, producing the protein MELGSRDAFDRMGTLGIEEEFFIVDEAGRPTSGIADLVYGPDPPEPIAGAVDHELFACTIEVQTPRIEDPTNAREALIDVRNALIDHAESQGYRIAGAGLHPEARWRELDHAEKPRYRSQLDRIQYPQHRNTTAGVHVHVGVDDPDAAVWIANELRWYMPVLLALSANSPFWNGFDTGLASARAKIFENLPNTGMPSRFDDFDAFQRYERRMVEHGSIEDRGELWFDVRPHTQHGTVEVRAPDGQRDPDRTLAFAEYVHALVGDLAERYADGESGTDTRRELLDENKWRALRHGHDAAFITPAGEDVVSLPEVVDRECDRLGVTGIREVLDDESGTQRQRRIHDEEGIEALCADLQLRRR; encoded by the coding sequence ATGGAACTGGGCTCGCGGGACGCGTTCGACCGGATGGGCACCCTCGGCATCGAGGAGGAATTCTTCATCGTCGACGAGGCCGGCCGCCCGACCTCCGGGATCGCGGACCTCGTCTACGGGCCCGACCCGCCGGAGCCGATCGCGGGCGCCGTCGACCACGAGCTGTTCGCCTGCACGATCGAGGTCCAGACGCCGCGCATCGAGGACCCCACGAACGCCCGCGAGGCCCTCATCGACGTTCGGAACGCGCTGATCGACCACGCGGAGTCCCAGGGGTACCGGATCGCGGGCGCCGGGCTCCACCCGGAGGCGCGCTGGCGCGAGCTCGACCACGCCGAAAAACCCCGGTACCGGTCACAGCTCGATCGGATCCAGTACCCCCAACACCGAAACACGACCGCGGGCGTCCACGTCCACGTGGGCGTCGACGACCCCGACGCCGCCGTCTGGATCGCCAACGAGCTGCGGTGGTATATGCCGGTCCTGCTGGCGCTGTCGGCGAACTCCCCGTTCTGGAACGGCTTCGACACCGGGCTCGCCTCCGCCCGGGCGAAGATCTTCGAGAACCTCCCGAACACCGGAATGCCGTCCCGGTTCGACGATTTCGATGCGTTCCAGCGGTACGAACGTCGGATGGTCGAGCACGGGTCGATCGAGGACCGCGGCGAGCTCTGGTTCGACGTCCGCCCCCACACCCAACACGGCACCGTGGAGGTCCGCGCCCCCGACGGGCAGCGGGACCCCGACCGAACCCTCGCGTTCGCCGAGTACGTCCACGCGCTCGTCGGCGACCTGGCCGAACGCTACGCGGACGGCGAGTCAGGCACCGACACCCGCCGCGAGCTCCTCGATGAGAACAAGTGGCGCGCGCTCCGACACGGCCACGACGCCGCCTTCATCACGCCCGCCGGGGAGGACGTCGTCTCCCTTCCGGAGGTCGTCGACCGCGAATGCGACCGGCTCGGTGTCACCGGGATCCGCGAGGTCCTCGACGACGAGAGCGGCACCCAGCGACAGCGACGGATCCACGACGAGGAGGGGATCGAGGCGCTGTGTGCCGACCTTCAGCTTCGGCGGCGCTGA
- a CDS encoding OsmC family protein: protein MSETDATQQFRIDAESESSTRTAVETRGFEFVVDEPEAAGGTDEGPTPVEYLLGSWAGCLNVVAHLVADERDIEIESLDLSIEGDLDPRAFQGISEDERAGYQEIRVRIDAETDADEETLQEWLAAVERRCPVGDNIQNATPTAIELVDESAAESASVSVASE from the coding sequence ATGAGCGAAACCGACGCCACACAGCAGTTCCGGATCGACGCGGAAAGCGAGAGTTCGACGCGAACCGCGGTCGAGACGCGCGGATTCGAGTTCGTCGTCGACGAGCCCGAGGCGGCCGGCGGCACCGACGAGGGTCCGACCCCGGTCGAGTACCTGCTCGGCTCGTGGGCCGGCTGTCTCAACGTCGTCGCCCACCTGGTCGCGGACGAGCGCGACATCGAGATCGAATCCCTGGATCTCTCGATCGAGGGCGACCTCGACCCGCGAGCGTTCCAGGGCATCTCCGAGGACGAACGCGCCGGCTATCAGGAGATCCGCGTGCGGATCGACGCCGAGACCGACGCCGACGAGGAGACGCTCCAGGAATGGCTCGCGGCCGTCGAGCGGCGCTGCCCGGTCGGCGACAACATCCAGAACGCGACGCCGACCGCGATCGAGCTCGTTGACGAGTCGGCCGCCGAGTCGGCGTCCGTCTCGGTCGCCTCCGAGTAA
- a CDS encoding cyclin has protein sequence MYRASDHVANEKWIDRLGEASDALDLDETVRTTAVDLFLSNVPDAERSKATVAAASLYAAALIRGEERSQSVVADAMSVTRLSVHTHWKTVLEDAGFTPPKW, from the coding sequence ATGTACCGGGCGAGCGACCACGTCGCCAACGAGAAGTGGATCGACCGGCTCGGCGAGGCAAGCGACGCCCTCGACCTCGACGAGACCGTGCGCACGACGGCGGTGGACCTCTTCCTCTCGAACGTCCCCGACGCCGAGCGGTCGAAGGCGACCGTCGCCGCCGCCAGCCTCTATGCCGCGGCGCTGATCCGCGGAGAGGAACGCTCTCAGTCCGTGGTCGCCGACGCGATGTCGGTGACGCGACTCAGCGTCCACACGCACTGGAAAACCGTCCTCGAGGACGCCGGGTTCACGCCGCCGAAGTGGTAG
- a CDS encoding phosphopantetheine adenylyltransferase yields MDVALGGTFDPIHDGHRKLFERAFELGDVTVGLTSDDLAPKTRHVERYVRPFTERERDLEAELEPLAAEYDREYAVRELTEPTGIATEPQFDALIVSPETKDGGERINDLRREAGHDPLEVVVVDHVPAEDGQRISSTRIVKGEIDEHGTLTPDREGREATRPE; encoded by the coding sequence ATGGACGTCGCGTTAGGTGGCACGTTCGATCCGATCCACGACGGCCACCGGAAGCTGTTCGAGCGCGCCTTCGAGCTCGGGGACGTGACCGTGGGGCTGACGAGCGACGACCTCGCGCCGAAGACGCGCCACGTCGAGCGGTACGTCCGCCCGTTCACGGAGCGAGAACGCGACCTCGAGGCCGAACTCGAGCCGCTCGCCGCGGAGTACGACCGCGAGTACGCGGTGCGTGAGCTCACGGAGCCGACCGGCATCGCCACCGAGCCGCAGTTCGACGCGCTGATCGTCTCCCCGGAGACGAAGGACGGCGGGGAGCGGATCAACGATCTCCGGCGCGAGGCCGGCCACGACCCCCTCGAGGTGGTCGTCGTCGACCACGTTCCCGCAGAGGATGGTCAGCGGATCTCCTCGACCCGGATCGTCAAGGGCGAGATCGACGAGCACGGAACCCTCACGCCGGACCGCGAGGGGCGCGAGGCGACTCGCCCGGAGTGA
- a CDS encoding winged helix-turn-helix domain-containing protein: protein MAPDEDTTPTDDAGIDDGDADIDDDAESSPTDRTREEIRKTREKLGEGADKAVQEFDEGIVDLLSWVLDTETRARIYVYLRDHPHSTSDEIADGTGLYPSTVREALAELHEEETVERGKRESEGAGNNPYEYEAIAPSELVRSVVGQVQSELNTVFNLDQRLGDDPGDADSEPVQISVEGSEATAETDADDGNADTGADADDATDADETA from the coding sequence ATGGCTCCCGACGAGGACACGACCCCGACCGACGACGCGGGCATCGACGATGGCGACGCGGACATCGACGACGACGCGGAGTCCTCCCCGACGGACCGCACCCGCGAGGAGATCCGCAAGACGCGCGAGAAGCTCGGCGAGGGCGCCGACAAGGCGGTCCAGGAGTTCGATGAGGGGATCGTCGACCTGCTGTCGTGGGTGCTCGATACCGAGACGCGCGCCCGGATCTACGTCTACCTTCGCGACCATCCGCACAGCACCAGCGACGAGATCGCCGACGGGACCGGGCTGTACCCGAGCACGGTTCGGGAGGCGCTGGCGGAACTCCACGAGGAGGAGACCGTCGAGCGCGGGAAGCGGGAAAGCGAGGGCGCCGGGAACAACCCCTACGAGTACGAGGCGATCGCCCCGAGCGAGCTCGTCCGTAGCGTGGTCGGGCAGGTTCAGTCGGAGCTGAACACGGTCTTCAACCTCGACCAGCGACTCGGCGACGATCCCGGCGACGCCGACAGCGAGCCGGTACAGATCTCCGTCGAGGGCAGCGAGGCGACCGCGGAGACCGATGCGGACGACGGGAACGCCGACACGGGCGCCGATGCGGACGACGCGACCGACGCCGACGAGACGGCCTAG
- the cutA gene encoding divalent-cation tolerance protein CutA encodes MPTLYVTAPRDHASRIAETVVEERLAACVNRVRCRSTYRWDGEVVADEETILLIKTTADAADALGDRIRELHPHDVPCIERFDAADVNAPFAAWIDESVAVEE; translated from the coding sequence ATGCCGACGCTGTACGTCACCGCCCCGCGTGACCACGCGTCCCGGATCGCCGAGACGGTGGTCGAGGAGCGGCTCGCGGCCTGCGTGAACCGCGTCCGGTGTCGGTCCACCTATCGGTGGGACGGTGAGGTCGTCGCCGACGAGGAGACGATCCTGCTGATCAAGACGACCGCCGACGCGGCTGACGCGCTCGGCGACCGGATCCGGGAGCTCCATCCTCACGACGTCCCCTGCATCGAACGGTTCGACGCCGCCGACGTCAACGCCCCCTTCGCAGCCTGGATCGACGAGAGCGTGGCGGTCGAGGAGTGA
- a CDS encoding HEWD family protein produces MSALRTPRERICENCGRIERWDDDRETWRIDAVGDAFCIHEWDINGEFVPFEDADVEDGVDVGDDHDP; encoded by the coding sequence ATGTCCGCACTACGAACCCCGAGAGAACGAATCTGCGAGAACTGTGGCCGGATCGAACGCTGGGACGACGACCGGGAGACCTGGCGCATCGATGCCGTCGGCGACGCCTTCTGCATCCACGAGTGGGACATCAACGGCGAATTCGTCCCCTTCGAGGACGCGGACGTCGAGGACGGCGTCGACGTCGGGGACGATCACGACCCGTGA
- a CDS encoding COG1361 family protein: protein MPEASEVRRLAVAAVALAVLVGFAVPAGAASGSVTVDAAIDSGSESTTMQFTFTAPSNGTITNADEPSSGDVSFAFDDRLPMTVQAGQTYSVSYRATADQRASEGTYSESVSLYYDDGSTATTEGLDLTVTEAEPQFGSVSGENVDVVFTSSGDQTETVELTVPNDGEGTMVPEDVSVNTPQGISVSVDRMPSRIDGYGQGTIDLTVTVDRDATAETHTVSGTVQDNLGTSGGDFSFEVDVSKPPVAGVSGGTVDVGDVLVGSSATTDFRVTEQAGFTGLSGLDISGNSDPDGSIAFDKSGFETSAGGSDTAAVRITANEDAPQHETLRFTMDVSGTDPDSPATSVTFEARVIYPATLEDVTVPMRTFEFDEPRTVSAQQTDATVEYENGGDLEMNVQSVDASVSDSRIEATVVDATSAVPGGGTGEATVQLAADPDTPEGTYTLQVRVDAGDAGTETITREIEVEHGTDLAVGESDVGFGEVTITEQRTRTIDVGEALGYNDLSNVEIVRVDGPDRWLEVTEQPPGSISAGESAPLVYQLRFDTDAEAYREYTWTFEVSAAGVETETITVSAVARLLSPEAIISDLDEQASAGGWQATTAESTSGALESMESRLREGESFSNGDIQRTLAVGQSTVVLIDSVESAQQLQSDGNYEAAQREVVSAIIARNMIEQYAANIEDEETAAAFTRSAEASADPVASIVDEQQSHYESVLGSEDATALERHFASDNLAELARQRGNGDRAAEYESTAESSFEEYQQQVSTGVTRRTEAMNAHESFTANATLTVLGQPLVLNPARIDEVNTHAASVSGDLQAAENAFRAAGAAGEAEAVAQTRTDVGTQLTILRYALYGATVLFAVLFLLFVVREVLNARTFIQESREATAGDFLL from the coding sequence ATGCCTGAGGCGTCCGAGGTGCGGCGGCTCGCGGTCGCCGCCGTCGCGCTTGCGGTGCTCGTTGGCTTCGCGGTACCGGCCGGCGCCGCCTCCGGCAGCGTCACGGTCGACGCGGCGATCGACAGCGGGTCGGAGTCGACGACGATGCAGTTCACGTTTACGGCCCCGTCGAACGGCACGATCACGAACGCCGACGAGCCGTCGAGCGGCGACGTCTCCTTCGCGTTCGACGATCGGCTCCCGATGACCGTGCAGGCGGGCCAAACCTACAGCGTCTCCTACAGGGCGACCGCCGACCAGAGGGCGTCCGAGGGGACTTACAGCGAATCCGTCAGTCTGTACTACGACGACGGCAGCACCGCGACGACCGAGGGCTTGGACCTGACCGTCACTGAGGCGGAACCGCAGTTCGGGTCGGTCTCGGGCGAGAACGTCGACGTCGTGTTCACGAGCAGCGGCGATCAGACCGAAACGGTCGAGCTGACCGTCCCCAACGACGGGGAAGGAACGATGGTCCCCGAGGACGTCTCCGTGAATACGCCACAGGGGATCTCCGTGAGCGTCGACCGAATGCCGTCCCGGATCGACGGCTACGGTCAGGGAACGATCGACCTCACGGTGACCGTCGATCGGGACGCCACCGCGGAAACCCACACCGTGAGCGGCACGGTGCAGGACAACCTCGGAACGTCGGGCGGCGACTTCAGCTTCGAGGTCGACGTGAGCAAGCCGCCCGTCGCCGGCGTCTCCGGCGGCACGGTCGACGTCGGCGACGTGCTGGTCGGCTCGAGCGCCACGACCGACTTCCGGGTGACCGAACAGGCGGGCTTCACCGGCCTCTCCGGGCTCGACATCTCGGGTAATTCGGATCCCGATGGGTCAATCGCCTTCGACAAGAGTGGATTCGAGACGAGTGCCGGCGGATCCGATACGGCCGCCGTGCGGATCACCGCGAACGAGGACGCGCCCCAACACGAGACGCTCCGGTTCACGATGGACGTTTCGGGGACGGACCCCGACAGCCCGGCCACGTCGGTCACCTTCGAGGCGCGGGTGATCTATCCGGCGACCCTCGAGGACGTGACCGTCCCGATGCGCACCTTCGAGTTCGACGAGCCGCGCACGGTCTCCGCCCAGCAGACCGACGCGACCGTCGAGTACGAGAACGGCGGCGACCTCGAGATGAACGTCCAGTCGGTGGACGCGTCGGTGAGCGACTCGCGGATCGAGGCGACCGTGGTCGACGCCACGAGCGCCGTTCCCGGCGGGGGAACGGGAGAGGCGACGGTCCAGCTGGCTGCCGACCCTGACACGCCGGAGGGAACTTACACCCTCCAGGTACGGGTCGACGCCGGCGATGCGGGGACCGAGACGATCACGCGCGAGATCGAGGTCGAACACGGCACGGACCTGGCCGTCGGCGAGTCGGACGTCGGCTTCGGCGAGGTGACGATCACCGAACAGCGAACGCGGACGATCGACGTCGGGGAGGCGCTGGGATACAACGACCTCTCGAACGTCGAGATCGTGCGCGTCGACGGCCCGGACCGGTGGCTCGAGGTGACCGAGCAGCCGCCCGGTTCGATCTCGGCCGGTGAGTCGGCGCCGCTGGTCTACCAGCTCCGGTTCGACACCGACGCCGAGGCCTACCGGGAGTACACGTGGACCTTCGAGGTGTCGGCCGCCGGCGTCGAGACGGAGACCATCACGGTTTCGGCGGTCGCCAGGCTCCTCTCGCCGGAGGCGATCATCAGCGACCTCGACGAGCAGGCGAGCGCGGGGGGCTGGCAGGCGACGACCGCGGAGTCGACGAGCGGCGCGCTCGAGTCGATGGAGAGTCGCCTGCGGGAGGGCGAGTCCTTCTCGAACGGCGACATCCAGCGGACGCTGGCGGTCGGCCAGAGCACCGTCGTGCTCATCGACTCCGTCGAGTCCGCCCAGCAGCTCCAGTCGGACGGAAACTACGAGGCCGCCCAGCGCGAGGTGGTGAGCGCGATCATCGCGCGGAACATGATCGAGCAGTACGCGGCGAACATCGAGGACGAGGAGACGGCAGCCGCGTTCACCAGGTCGGCCGAGGCGTCCGCCGACCCGGTCGCGTCGATCGTCGACGAACAGCAGTCACACTACGAGTCGGTCCTCGGAAGCGAGGACGCGACCGCGCTCGAGCGCCACTTCGCGAGCGACAACCTGGCCGAGCTGGCCCGCCAGCGCGGGAACGGCGACCGGGCCGCGGAGTACGAGTCGACCGCCGAGTCGAGCTTCGAGGAGTACCAACAACAGGTCTCGACCGGCGTGACCCGCCGCACCGAGGCGATGAACGCTCACGAGTCATTCACCGCCAACGCCACGCTGACGGTCCTCGGGCAGCCGCTCGTGTTGAATCCGGCGCGGATCGACGAGGTCAACACCCACGCCGCGAGCGTCTCCGGCGATCTGCAGGCGGCCGAAAACGCGTTCCGCGCGGCCGGCGCGGCCGGTGAGGCCGAGGCGGTCGCGCAGACCCGTACCGACGTCGGCACCCAGCTGACGATCCTTCGGTACGCGCTCTACGGCGCGACCGTCCTGTTCGCCGTCCTGTTCCTCCTGTTCGTGGTTCGGGAGGTCCTCAACGCGCGGACCTTCATCCAGGAGTCACGGGAAGCAACGGCCGGCGACTTCCTGCTGTAG